GGGGAAGGCCCCGAGGGTGGCCGCGACGGAGTTCTGGTAGATCAGCCGCCCTGAGCTGAGGATTCCGATGCTGGTGCACGTTTTGGTCACTTCGGCCAGGAGGTGGGTGTTCATGAACACCGTCATTCCCAGTGACCGGTTGAGGCCGATGATGATTTCCCGCAGGTTGGCCACCCCTTGCGGGTCCAGCCCGGAGGTCGGTTCGTCCAGGAACAGCACCGCCGGTTCGTGCAGGATGGCCTGGGCGATGCCGGCGCGTTGACGCATCCCTTTGCTGAACGTGGACATTTTCTCGTGGCCGTGGCCGGTGAAGTCCACGGCCCCAAGGGCCGCTTCGATCCGGGCTGCGGGGGCCGCTATCCCGGAGAGCCTGGCGAAGAACGTCAGGTTCTCGGTGAGGGTGAGGTTGTCGTAGAACTGGACATTCTCCGGCAGGTAACCGATCGAGCGGCGCACCAGGTCAGCGCCGGTGGCCACGTCATGGCCGGCGATGCGGGCTGTGCCGGACGTAGCCGGCAGCAGGGTGGTCAGGATGTTCACGGTGGTGGTTTTACCCGCCCCGTTGTGTCCGAGTAGCCCGAAGATTTCCCCTCGAGGGACCTCGAGGCTCAGGGCCTGGAGGGCCTGCTTGGATCCGTAAGCCTTAGCCAGTGAGCTGGTTTCGATTGCCATGTCCGTCATACACCGCAACTTATGACGACGCCGGTAAGAGAAACCTGAGGACGGGCCTGAACCCCTGAACCCCGGACGCTCGCTCTTGAGCCCCCGGGCGTCAGCGGCTCAGGCCGAGGGCCGGAGCCAGCCAGTCCAGGGCCGGTCCCATCGTTTGTCGGGGGATCTCCCAGGAGTGCCCCTGGCCCGGGACCAGGACGGTCCTGACGCTCATGCCGGCTTTGGCGGCCGCGTCAGCGGTCCGGGCCTGGTATCCGGAGAACGTTCCATCCTGCGCCCCGGCGGCAAGGTAGATCCTGCTGTGGCTGTAGTGCCCGGCGGCCAGGACCTTCAGGGGCGAGACCGCATCAAAGGCTGCCGTGTTGCCGCCGAACGCCTGGGCGATAGTTGCGGACCGGTCCGGGCCCAGCGCGGGTTCGGCTTCGCCGCTGAGGT
The window above is part of the Arthrobacter sp. FB24 genome. Proteins encoded here:
- a CDS encoding ABC transporter ATP-binding protein; the encoded protein is MTDMAIETSSLAKAYGSKQALQALSLEVPRGEIFGLLGHNGAGKTTTVNILTTLLPATSGTARIAGHDVATGADLVRRSIGYLPENVQFYDNLTLTENLTFFARLSGIAAPAARIEAALGAVDFTGHGHEKMSTFSKGMRQRAGIAQAILHEPAVLFLDEPTSGLDPQGVANLREIIIGLNRSLGMTVFMNTHLLAEVTKTCTSIGILSSGRLIYQNSVAATLGAFPDQASLEDIYLHIEAGTPS